A genomic segment from Candidatus Brocadia sinica JPN1 encodes:
- a CDS encoding septal ring lytic transglycosylase RlpA family protein — MIIFIGITCVIGCRNADVRKNDIKSIDSKKTDAKNSSKQSDLYDETGIASFISDEYDGKMTASGVRYDKNKLTAAHPSLSFGTKILITNLMNKRKVEVIVIDRFYRTTDRIVNVSHRAGVELDLIESGIAKVGITIIEKTGQNFK; from the coding sequence TTGATTATATTTATCGGAATTACGTGCGTAATTGGCTGTAGAAATGCTGACGTTAGAAAAAATGATATTAAATCAATTGACAGTAAAAAAACCGACGCCAAAAACAGTAGCAAACAATCCGATCTTTATGATGAAACAGGCATTGCTTCATTCATTTCTGATGAATACGATGGCAAAATGACCGCGAGTGGTGTCCGTTATGATAAAAACAAATTGACAGCTGCTCATCCGTCGTTGTCCTTTGGAACAAAAATATTGATTACCAATTTGATGAATAAGAGAAAGGTTGAAGTAATTGTTATAGACCGTTTTTATCGCACGACGGACAGGATTGTGAATGTTTCACATAGGGCCGGTGTAGAATTAGATTTGATAGAGAGCGGGATTGCAAAAGTAGGCATAACGATCATTGAAAAAACCGGTCAGAATTTCAAGTAA